Genomic segment of Catharus ustulatus isolate bCatUst1 chromosome 3, bCatUst1.pri.v2, whole genome shotgun sequence:
TTGTGCTCTCACATTAAGCACTTATTCTCTGGTATGTATCTGCAGGCTGCATGAAATCTTTTATGAAATGCAAATACTGGGGGAGCTTGGGAGGGGTGAGCAGACGCAGTGAAGGAGAAATTTCTTGGATCTTTGTCTTGATTTgttcattttgtctttctgattATAGGAGGCTTATGTGCAGAAGATGGTAAAAGTATGCAATGATTCAGACCGATGGAGTCTTATCTCCCTGTCCAACAACAGTGGCAAAAATGTGGAGCTGAAATTTGTGGACTCTCTGAGGCGGCAGTTTGAATTCAGTGTCGATTCCTTTCAAATCAAGCTGGactccctgctgcttttctaTGAGTGTTCAGAGAATCCGATGACTGAAACTTTTCACCCAACTATCATCGGTGAGAGTGTTTATGGGGATTTCCAGGAAGCCTTTGATCACCTCTGCAACAAGATAATTGCCACCAGAAACCCAGAAGAGATCAGAGGAGGTGGTCTTCTGAAGTACTGCAACCTTTTGGTAAGGGGCTTTAGGGCAGCCTCTGAATCTGAGATTAAATCCCTGCAGAGATACATGTGCTCGAGGTTTTTCATTGACTTCTCAGACATTGGCGAACAGCAGAGAAAGCTGGAGTCCTACTTGCAGAACCACTTTGTGGGATTAGAAGACCGCAAGTATGACTATCTCATGACCCTTCACGGTGTGGTGAATGAAAGCACAGTGTGCCTGATGGGACATGAGAGGAGACAGACTCTGAATCTGATCACCATGCTGGCCATCCGGGTCCTAGCCGAGCAAAATATCATCCCCAA
This window contains:
- the TENT5A gene encoding terminal nucleotidyltransferase 5A, with product MADDEKAGGSSADGGESAHCNVLSWEQVQRLDRILSETIPIHGRGNFPTLAMQPRQIVKVVRSRLEEKGIGLRDVRLNGSAASHVLHQDSGLGYKDLDLIFCADLKGEAEFQTVKDVVLDCLLDFLPEGVNKEKITPLTLKEAYVQKMVKVCNDSDRWSLISLSNNSGKNVELKFVDSLRRQFEFSVDSFQIKLDSLLLFYECSENPMTETFHPTIIGESVYGDFQEAFDHLCNKIIATRNPEEIRGGGLLKYCNLLVRGFRAASESEIKSLQRYMCSRFFIDFSDIGEQQRKLESYLQNHFVGLEDRKYDYLMTLHGVVNESTVCLMGHERRQTLNLITMLAIRVLAEQNIIPNVANVTCYYQPAPYVADANFSNYYIAQVQTVFPCQQHTYSTWLPCN